The sequence below is a genomic window from Armatimonadota bacterium.
GCATGATGATGGCCGCTCCGGCCGCTGGCCCTGCCGCCGAAGTCGAAGAGAAGACCAGCTTTGACGTCATCCTGGCTGCTGCCGGCGATGCCAAGCTGAACGTCATCAAGGTCGTCCGCGAACTGACGGGCCTCGGCCTCAAGGAAGCCAAGGACCTCGTCGACGGCGCCCCGCAGCCGGTCAAGCAGGGCGTTGGCAAGGACGAAGCCGAAGCGATCAAGAAGCAGATCGAAGAAGCCGGCGGTAAGGTCGAAGTTAAGTAACGGAGATCGGGGCTCAGAATTCAGAGCTCAGCGAAGAAGCCTCTCGGAATTTCCGAGGGGCTTTTGCTTTTGGCTAAGGGGCATGACTACTTATTTGCCGGAACCCAATCCCCGGTTCGCGATCAATGCTTGAACCTGTTGAAAGCCGTCGCTCACCGGCCCCTTCGCCATTCGAAATAGATCGAAGAGGCAAGCGGTCTGGTCGAAGCCAAGCGGTCGACTCAGGCTATATGGCCAAAAAACAAGTTAGAGGCGCTTCAGCTCTACGATCTTTGTTTGACCGTGATGGTCAAGATTGAAGAAGAGATCTCCGGCCTCGTCCAATGCAATGAAAGGTAATGATCGCTCCTCAGAATAGTAAGATACCTCTCGGACACCTAAGCTCTTGAACGTACTTTCGAGATCATAGGCTTTACCTTGGGAAATCAAGACCAAAGAATACTTATACGGATATCTCTGACCTACCTTAGTTGCATCGTTCCGGCCCACCGAAAGAATGATTTCTCCACGAGAATTAGCCGAAACAACATTGAAGGTCACGATATTCTCCGGAATAGGCAATTCGGTAAATTGACCGTCGGCATATTGCCACAATTTCGACTTCCAATCGTTGGCGTCACGAAAGACGATACGGGACTTTGACACCGCCAGTTCTGGCGCCAAAATATCTCTCGGTAGGTCCGTGGTTCGAACCTGACCATCCTTGATCAGGCAAATTCGAGCGCAAGGATTGACCATCGAGAAATCTTTTTGGACGACGACCGTGCCTAGACCGGTGGATTGTTGAAGAGAAGAATATGTGTTGCGAATCGAGCTGATTTCGGTCAGCGATTGGCCTTTATAGCTAAATGCCTCGGTCTTGTCGCTGACCCAAAAAAATCCGTCATCGGTTACAAAGCCAGTAGGTTGTTCCCCAATACGCCAAGCCTTGAGAGATTCAGACTGCACAGAAGAGGATTTTGAGTCATAGATGCTTCTACCATCAGATTCCACTGAATAGGCTTCCTTGGCGCCAGTTATGCGTACAACCTTGCCGGAGGCGGTTAAATGAATATCCAAGGCCGGAAGACAGGCGTCAGTCTTTCCATTTTGGTGATAGACCTTGTCGGTTCGGCCAACAGGGTTGCTCGTGACCGAGTACCTTCCGTTGTCGAGTTCCTTCACTATCTTGGCTGGCACGGAACCGTAGCTTGCCATGAGCATGTCACCGTCTTCTGACACGTCGCGAATCCAGCCATTGCCGAAATCAATTCGCCGAAACTTAAGTTCGGAAGGATCGCCGGTTTGAAGGTAAGGACCCGGAAGGACACCTAGTGTCCCATGCACGTAATCCTCATAGCCGTTCGCCAACTGTGAATTGAGCCGATGATTTCGATAAGCCGCGTATCCAAAATAAGCCGCGATCGCGACAATTGCCGCTGAGATAACTTGTAGCGCTCTGGATATCAGTGGATGCACGGCTGGCTTATTATACGCGCGACTTATTACCAGATCTTCGTAGCCGTTGGCCTCCAAGGTAGATTTCCAATAGCTTGAAGTTTGTGACAAAGAGGGTTTATAGGGCAGTGTCGATAGGGCCTTGGAATCGGGCATTTCAGGCTTACGCCGATCACTTGACGCGACTCAAGGGTATCTTGCCTGACCACGTGATTTAGCTTGCCGACCCCGCTCTCCTAGACGACGGATTGTTACTCTTCGTCGACCATGATCGTAAGGCCAAGACATTAAAACTCACCATGCGATGCGGGAATTTCCAGGTCGGATATTACAATGTGGAAGTCACGTATGAAGGAGCGCGTCTAACCTCCAGAAGCAACTTGGTTCTTAACCAGATCGCCCAGACAACACGCGGTGAGCATGATTTTATGCACGACATACACTTTCACGAAGTGGCCGCTTTGAAGGGTGGGCGAATATGCCACCGCTACCTCTTCAATCCTGGGATCCAATTTGCGATCATGTGTAGGTCGTTGACATGGATAAGAGACCCGCGAGATGACCGACAGTTTAAGAGCCGTGCCAAATCGATACCCAAACGGACCGACGGCGAGCATAAGCCCTTAGCGGTAGACATGGGCAACTGGGATTTGTCGGCCCGAAGTATTTATCATGTACACTTCCGCGTTGGCATCATGAGCGAGCGAGAAATTGTCGAAAACGTCCTCAAAGCGTTGACCC
It includes:
- a CDS encoding 50S ribosomal protein L7/L12, which encodes MATTIETIVESISGLTAIELSELKTALEDKFGVTAAAPAMGMMMAAPAAGPAAEVEEKTSFDVILAAAGDAKLNVIKVVRELTGLGLKEAKDLVDGAPQPVKQGVGKDEAEAIKKQIEEAGGKVEVK